The window GCTGTCCCTCCCCGCCGACCGCCGCTGCTGTTTTTGCTGGCGACGGCCTTTCTGTTTTCGATTGGCATGACCCTGGTGTTTCCGGTGCTGCCTTTCATCGTGGCCGAGTACGTCCCCCAGGTGGCGCATCAGGCCACGGTCATCGGGTGGCTCAGCGCCACCTTCGCGCTGCTGTCGTTCCTGTCGGCGCCGGTCATGGGCGCCCTGAGTGATGCTTACGGCCGCCGCCCGGTGCTGGTGCTGAGCCTGCTGGGGTCAGCGGTGGGTTATCTGCTGTTCGGCATTGGCGGCAGCCTGTGGATGCTGTTTCTGGGCCGCGCCATTGACGGACTAACAGCCGGCGGCATGAGCGCCCTGTTCGGCTATCTGGCCGACACTGTCCCCGAAGAGGACCGGGGCAAGGTGTTTGGCCAGGTCGGCGCGGTGGTGGGCGCCGGGTTCATCATCGGCCCGGCCATCGGCGGCGCCCTGTCACACATCAGCCTCAGCGCGCCCATGTTTCTGGCGGCGGCGGTGTGTCTCCTGAACATGCTGTGGGGCGCCTTCGTGTTGCCCGAAAGCCTGGCCCCCGAACGGCGGCAGCGCCACTTTGACGCCGCGCACCTCAACCCCCTGGCACAGCTGCGCGGCGTGCTGGCCTTGCCGGCGGTGCGCCGTCTGGTCACCGTCAGCGTGCTGTTCATGCTGCCCTTTACCATCATGCAGACTGTGCTGGCGCTGCTGGGCCGCGACGTGCTGCACTGGGGCCCCGCCCAGATGGGCACCGCCTTTATGGTGGTGGGGGTGTGCGACATCGTGGCGCAGGGCGGGCTGCTGCCCCTGCTGATTCGGCGCCTGGGCGAACGGGGCGTGGCCACGCTGGGCCTGGCCCTGGGGGTGCTGGGCGCCCTGGGACTGGCCCTGCTGGTGTGGTGGCCCATCCCGGCGGTGATCTATGCCTCGGTCATCCTGATGGCCGTGGGCGAGGGCATTTTTACCGCCAGCCTGAGCGCCCTGCTGTCTCTGGCCACGCCAGCTGATGCCCAGGGCCGCGTTCAGGGCGGTGCCCAGAGCTTCAATGCCCTGGCGCAGGTCACCGGGCCCCTGCTGGCTGGTCCCCTGTACACCCGCACGGGCGGCAGCGGCACGTTCGGGGCCAGCGCCGTTCTGATTCTGGTGGCGTTGGGCGTGCTG of the Deinococcus betulae genome contains:
- a CDS encoding MFS transporter, with protein sequence MKPAVPPRRPPLLFLLATAFLFSIGMTLVFPVLPFIVAEYVPQVAHQATVIGWLSATFALLSFLSAPVMGALSDAYGRRPVLVLSLLGSAVGYLLFGIGGSLWMLFLGRAIDGLTAGGMSALFGYLADTVPEEDRGKVFGQVGAVVGAGFIIGPAIGGALSHISLSAPMFLAAAVCLLNMLWGAFVLPESLAPERRQRHFDAAHLNPLAQLRGVLALPAVRRLVTVSVLFMLPFTIMQTVLALLGRDVLHWGPAQMGTAFMVVGVCDIVAQGGLLPLLIRRLGERGVATLGLALGVLGALGLALLVWWPIPAVIYASVILMAVGEGIFTASLSALLSLATPADAQGRVQGGAQSFNALAQVTGPLLAGPLYTRTGGSGTFGASAVLILVALGVLGLQNLTSSRGTAGAQQS